The segment CAGCGATCGATCACCGCCGCCAGTTGCAGGTAGCTGGTCTTTCCGGCGGTGCAGAGCGGGCTGACGCCGGACTTCTCGCAGATCTCCTCCGCCAGCTCGACCTCTCTGGGACCGCCGAGAACCACCACCCGAGCACCGTGCTCCTCTGTCAGCCTCCTGGCCGCTTCGGCGAAACGCTCCGCGGGCCACATGCGGTGTACGGCAAAGGCTCCGGGGTTCAGCGCAACGATCGGGCCGTCAGTCGCAAAGCTATGGGCCGCGAACAGCTCCTCGGCCGTGCGCCGTGCCTCCTCCGGGAGGTAGAAGTCAAAGCGCGGGCTCGAAGTGTCGGCACCAAGCTCGGCCGCCAGGGGCAGCATGCGGTCCACGGCATGGAGCCCGTACTCCTTGACCCGCTCACCGGGGAACATCCACTGAAGCTTGCGCAGGTGGTCACCTGCCATCTGCAGCGTCCGACCACACCGTGCCATGCGTGTGATCAGCCCGCTCTTCACGATCCCCTGCAGGTCCAGGCAGACCTCGTACTTGGCCTCGCGCAGTTGCTGACCAAGCTGGGCGTACTCTCCTCTGACGGCCGGAAGGTTCCGCGCCTTCTTGACCATCTTCCCCCAGCGCGCGAGCGGGGCAACGAAGACCTGGTCGATCTGCGGGTCCTGCGCAATAAGCTCCTGGAAGCGCTCGTCAACGACCCAGCCCAGGCGCGCCTTCGGGAAGGACGCCCGCAGGGCACGCAAGGTCGGGAGCGCGCAAACGATATCGCCAAAGGCGCTCATGCGCACGATCAGGATGCTCTCAGGAGTTCGCGGGTTCGGTGTCACGGGGGGCCTTCCAGCGATTGTGCAGCCAGAGCCATTGCTCCGGTGTGTGCAGGATCTTCTCGCCGATCAGGTCGTTGAGCTTCTGAGTGAACCGCCGCACGTCTGAGCCGCGGTCGCCGGTGTCCTCATACTCCGGGCCGGGCGTCACGGTCACGAGGAAGTGGTCATCCGGCTGCCGCTGGGCAAAGGCCATGACGAAGGTCGCGCCGGTGCGCAGCGCAAACAGGGCCGGGCCGCTGGCAGAGTCTGCCGGGAGCCCGAGGAAGGTCACGCGAACCGCGGCGTCCACCGCATGTTGATCAGGAAGGATGGCGACGCACTCATTCTCCCGCAAAGCACGCAGGAGCTGCCGAGTGTCCCAGCGTCCAAAGACCTTCTCGCCCTTGCTCCGCCGGGACTCGTTGGTAAGCTCGGCCGCGAGATTGCTCGTCGCGTCCCTGGCGATGACGTTCATCGGGTAGCCATGCAGGGCCAGGGCGGCTCCGCCGAACTCCCAGTTGCCGAAGTGCGCGGTGATGATGACGACGCCCTTGCCCCGCGCAAGTCCCGCGTCGATGTGCTCCGTTCCGACGACGGTTACCTGCTCCCTCAACTCCTCTGGGGTCATCCACTGCATCTTGAACATCTCGCCCATCGTCTTGCAGATGTTGACGATGCTCTGCCGGCGAATCTCGCGGTTCCGCTCCGGCGTAAGGCTCGGACCGAAGACCGCCTGCAGGTTGCGCTCCATCATCCGCTGACGTTTGGGCACGAGCGCGCTGAGCACCCCGGCAAAGCGGGTCGCCAACTTGCGCACAGAGGTAAGCGATCGGTGCCGGATCGAGATCACCAGAGCACCGAGAATGCAACGTACCACGGCCTGTTCAAGGGCCCGTCGTACCGGGTTTTTCTTGCGCTTGGAAGACATGTTCAGTCAGCCTGTTGAACTTGGTCACATACGGCCTGCAGGGCGCTCTCGACCTCGTCGAGACCCTCCAGGACTTCCAGCCCGCAGCTCATCACGACCACCGGCGGGCAGTCCTCCGGCGGTGGCGGCAGCTTCACGGCATCCTTCTCAGTCGTCACGACAAGCCCGGCACCACTGGCTCGGCAGGTCTGCTTGATCCGCTCGTAATCCTCCGGCACATACCGGTGGTGATCCGGGAACCGCGCCGGCGTCACCTGCGCCCCGAGCTTCTCGAGACCCATCTCATAGGACTGCGGGTTGCCCAGGGCGGACACGGCCACAACCTTCTGCCCGCGCAGATCCTCCACGGGTGCCCCGCCTCCACTGAGCGGTCGCAGCACTCCCTCACGATGACGCGTGACAACCACCGGGCAGTTCGGGCAGTAGCGCCGTGCGAGCGTTCGCAACTGCTCCAGATGCTCCGTCGAGGCCAGGTCCGCGTGGGTGATCCACACCTGGCTGGCCCGCTGCAGATGCGTGACCGGCTCCCGCAGACGCCCGGCCGGGAACAGACGCCAGGCCTCAGGACCGGCCAGCGCATCGAGCAAGACAAGGTCCAGTTCACGGGCCATCCGGAAGTACTGGAAGCCGTCGTCCAGCACGGCAACCTGTGCTCCCGTCCGACTGCGCAGGGCCTCAATGACGGTCTCGCGACGCTTCCCCACGGCAACCGCCACACCGGGCAGTTGCCGGGCCAGCATCACGGCCTCGTCACCGGCCTCTGCAGGCGTCGCCTTCACTTCACTGCCGTCGGAGACGATCAGCACGGCCTCGCTACTGGACCGCCCATGCCCGCGAAGCACGATTCCCGGCTTCACTCGCGGCAGCAGCGCCTGGGCCAGGAAAGCTGTGGTAGTGGTCTTGCCGGTGCCGCCGAGACTCAGGTTGCCCACGCTGATGACCGGCAGCGACGGCTGAGTGCGACGCTTCAGACCACTGGTGTACAGCCACAGGTTGGCCTTGAGCCCGGCGGCGTACAGGCCCGCTCCCAGGCGCAACCCGAGGCGGCCGGCCGAGGCTCCCAGACCTCCACTCCGACCTGTGACAACGGCTTCCCACTGGTCCTGCAAAGTCTTCTCCCTGCGTCGCCGAAACGCCCTGGCCTGCGGACCCTATTCCTGCGGCGCCTGATGCAGCAGCGTCACAAGCCGGTCGAGGTAGCGCCGTGAGGCTCCACCGTGGCGTTCCATCATGGCCCGTCCACGGGTCGCAAAGAGCTCCTGCTCGGCCTCTGAACTCACGATGCGTCCCGTCACCTGCGCCAGTTCCTCGGGATTGCGCACCGTCTCCGCGGCCTGCTCACCAAGGGCAATGTCGGCAAGGTCCTGCTGGTTGTGCATGTACGGCCCCATCAGCGTCGGCTTGCCCTGCGCGATCGGCTGCAGGATGTTGTGCCCGCCGATCGGCACCAAGCTACCGCCCACAAACACCACCGTCGCCAGGGCGTACACCTTGGTCAGCTCGCCGAGGGTGTCGAGAATCACCACACGCACCTGCGCCCCGATCTCAGGCTCAGTGACCTCCCCTTCGGTTGCCAGGGCACGGCTGCGGCGGTAGGTGGCGAAACCACGTTCCGTCACCATGCGCTCGATGGTATCGCCGCGCTCGATGTGTCGCGGCGCAATCACCAGTTGCAGATCGCGATGCTCCTGCCGCAGGAGGTCGAAGGCATCCAGCACCTTCTCCTCCTCGCCCTCACGAGTGCTCCCGGCCACAAGAACCGGGCAACCCTCAGGCAGTCCAAGCTCCAGGCGCAGCTTCGCTGCCTCCGCCTCAGACACCTCGGGCAGCTTCTCATCGAACTTCGAGTTGCCGACGACCACGACATGGTCCTCGGCAGCTCCCAGCGTCCGGAAGCGCTCAGCGTCCTTCTCGGACTGCACCAGAATCGTGTCGAAGTTGCTCAGGGCCCAACTGATGAGCGGCTTGACGGCCAGGTCCCGCGGGTAAGCCCGGTCCGAGATGCGTCCGTTGATGACCGCCGTCTTGATCCCCATGCGCCGGGCGGTCGCCAGGATGTTCGGCCACAGCTCAGTCTCCACCATCACCAGCAGGTCAGGCCGGATCGCCCGTAGCACTCGCCCCACCACAAAGGGGAAATCGAAGGGGAAGTAGATCAGTGCATCCAGTTCAAATCCGCGTTTCTTGGCGGTCTCGTAGCCCGTCCGTGTGGTCGTCGACAGCACGATATGTGCGAGCGGCTCAAACTCCCGCACCTTCCGCAGTATCGGGTCGACCGCTGCAACCTCGCCGACGGAACAGGCCTGGAACCACAGCACGGGGTCGTCGTGATGGCCCAGTTCGGCGGCCTCCGGGGCAACGAAACCGAGCCGCTGCCCGAGGCCCGCGCGCGACTTGCCCTTCAACACAAGTCGCCACAGCAGGTACAGCACCTCAAGGGGCAGCAGCAGGATCAGTAGGATATTGTAGACGATGGTACGCCAGTCAACCGGCTGGACGGTCTTGGATTCAGGCATCAGCGGTCGCTGCCGCTCCTTCCCCGTCGACCAAGGGCTCCTCCGCCGATTCCTCGCCCAGAAGATCGCGAGTCTCGTAGAGGCGTCGGTACAGGCCCTCCTGGGCCATCAGTTCGTCATGGGTTCCCTGCTCCACGATCCGGCCCTTCTCCAGCACCAGGATACGGTCGGCATTCTGGATCGTGGACAGACGGTGGGCGATGATGATCGTCGTGCGGCCCTTCACCAGCGTCTGCAGGGCTCGGTGGACGGCTGCTTCACTTTCGGTGTCCAGCGAGGAGGTGGCCTCGTCCAGGATCAGGATCCGCGGGTCACGCAGCAGTGCCCGGGCGATCGCGATGCGCTGCTTCTGGCCGCCCGAGAGCTTGGCGCCACGCTCACCGGCCTGCGTCTCATACCCCTCGGGCAAGCCCACGATGAAGTCATGCGCATTGGCAGCCTTGGCCGCCTCGACGATATCTTCCTCGGAGGCGCCGGGGCGTCCGTAGCCGATGTTCTCGCGCAAGGAGGTGCCGAACAGGATCGACTCCTGCGGCACGATCCCCATGTTCGACTTGAGCCACTCCATCTTGAGCGAGCGGACGTCCGCGCCATCCACTCGGACGGCGCCCTCGTTCACATCGTAGAGCCGCGCCACGAGGTTGGCGATCGTCGTCTTGCCCGAGCCACTGGGGCCGGCCAGGGCCACGACTTCACCTGGCGCAATACCGAAGCTGATACCATGCAGCACCGGTTCAACGTCATAGCCGAAAGTCACCTTATCAAAGCAGATCTCGCCCCGGACGGTCTCCGGCGCTATGGCATCCGGCGCATCCAGCACCCGAGGCGTCTCGGCGAGAATCTCCAGGGTCCGACCTGCGGCGGCCTCGGCGGTCTGCAGGGTCAAGCTGGTGCGGGATAGGAAGTTGATCTGGCTGGCCGCGGTCTGCATGATGAGGATGAACCCCATCAGTTCGGCGGCTGTGGCGTGGTGCGCGCGGATCTCATGCGCACCGACCAGGAAGGTCACACAGATGCCGCCACCCATCAGTACACCCACCAGGATGACGTTGGCAGCGCCGGCTCGGACTGACCGCATCTCGTTGCGAAGCACCGCCAGGTTCTCCTGCGCGAAACGCCCGGCCGACATGCGCTCCATCCCGAAGATCTTGACGACCCGCATGGCCATCAGCGTCTCGCTGATGACCGCTGTGAGGTCGGCCAGCTTCTCCTGCACCGTGCGACTGTACCGGCGCACTCGCGACCCAAGAGTATTGGTGCACACCACGATCAGCGGGATCATGGCCGCCATCACGAGGGTGAGCACCGGTGAGATGGTGAGCATCTTGCCCACGCAGAACAGGACCGCAAAGGGGGCAATGACCATCCGCCCGACATTGGGGCCCAGGGTCCTTTGCAGGACGGTGGTGTCGTTGTTAACCCGCGAGATGAGTTCCCCCGAGCGCCGTCGCTCGAAGAAGCTCAAAGACAGGCTCTGCAGGTGGTCAAACACGGCCGCCCGCAAGGCCACCAGCATTCGCTGGCTGACCCACTCACCGATGTACGACGACCCGGCCTGCGCGATGGCGGCTCCGAGGAAGGCGATGAAGAGTATCGCGGTCTGGCGGTACAGCGTGGCCAGCGTCCGGGCAGCCTCAGCACCCGACTGCTTCTCGAGGTTGCCGAACAGGCTCTCAAACACCGGAATCGTCTGTGACATGGCCTTCATGTCCAGAAATCCGGTCGCCCCCATGATCACTACGCCGATGATGATCGGCTTGAGGAGGGGACGGGCAAAGCGGCGTAGGATATCCCACAACGCACGGTATCGCATGTTTGCACGGCTCGCAAGCGTGATAGCGAATCAAACCCGGAGGGCCTGGAAGCAAACTCCCAGGGCCGGGGCAAATCAGACCATCTCGACGATCAGGTCGGCAACACGTCCGGCAACTCCGGGTTCGCCGAGAAGACAGCGCACCTGCCGCAGGTCCTCGCGCACTGCTTCCAGTGCCGCCGGGTCCTGCAACAGCCGCAACGCCTCCGCAGCAACGACCTCTCCGGTAATGCTCTCGTCGGGGCTCTGCGGCACAACCTCTGGAACGGCGCCGCGACCCAGGAGCAGATTCGGCATCGCATAGAAGGACTGCTGCTGGCGCAGGATCCGTGCAGCAATCCACTTGGCCGGCCGCGATCCGTCGTAGCAGGTCACCATCGGCGTGAGCGCTGCCGCCGTCTCCAGCGTCGCAGTGCCCATCGCCACGAGCACGAAGTCCGAAGCCCGCAGGATGTCGTGGCTCTCGCTCACGGGCTGGAAGAACCCGAGTGCCTGCGCCTGCTGCGCTAGCTTCTCCTCCACGGCACCGGCCGCCGGGAAGGAGGACCACAGAAAACTCGCGGTGGGCAGGACCGCCTTGATCCTCTGCGCCGCCTCGAGCAACACCGGCCCCAGAATCCGCCTCTCTGCAATCCGGCTGCCCGGGAGAACGCCGATCAGCGGGCTGTCTTGCGGCAGTCCCAGCTCTCGGCGCAGTTGCCCACGGTTCTCCACCGGTTCGAGGGTGTCCACTACGGGATGCCCGACCCAGTGTGCATCTGCACCAGAGGCCTTGAGAAACTCAGCGTTACGCGCAAAGGGGGTCGCGATGCGGTCCGTGATCGCCGCCAGCCCCGGCCAGTCCCGGGGTTCCTGTCGCCAACTGCCCGGGGGGAAATAGAAGAAGACGGGTGCCAACCGTCCGCGGGTCAGGTGCCGGGCCATGGTCGTGTTGAAGAACCCGAAATCGACCAGGACGCAGACCGCGGGCTTCCTCCGCCGGACCTCCCGCAACAGCCCTTTGCTGCGTAGCCACAGGGGGAAGTACTTGCGCACCGCCTCCGGCACGCCCATGGCTCCCCAGTTGATGCTGTCGGTCAGCAGTTCGGCACCGGCGGCCCGCATCCGCGGACCTCCCACACCGGTCACCCTGAGCCCTCGGGCACGCAACTCGGCGACAACCGGCGCAGCATGCCGATCCCCTGACGCCTCACCGGTGATGAAGAAGATCTCGGGTTGCTGTGTCATCTCTGGGCCTGTCGCGGGGGGGAGATGAGTGGGCACTGCAAGAGCCTAGTTGTCGGCCCGGCCTCGATGGCCTTGTGGAATCGCCTCAAGGAACTCGACCAGATGCTGGACCTCGGGGAGCAGGCCACCCTCCGCGCGAAGCTGCTGCAGTGCGTCGCCCACGTTGAGGTCCGAGCGATACAGCAGGCGGAAGGCATGGCGCAGAGCGGCGATCGACGCGTCGCTCACACCCCGGCGCTGTAGTCCCACCTTGTTAAGCTGGACCGGACGCGCCGGATTCCCCTCCACCATCATGAAGGGTGGCGCGTCGATGCGGATGGCTGAGTACGCACCAGCCATGACCATCTTGCCCACACGCACAAACTGGTGCGTCCCGCATAGGCCGCCGAGAACCGCGAAATCGTCGACGTGCGTGTGCCCCGCAAGCTGGGCGGAGTTGGCCATCGACACGTTGTTGCCGATATGGCAGTTGTGCCCGACATGGCAGTAAGCCATCAGCATATTCCTGTTGCCGATGACCGTGCTGGCACCTTCGCCGGAAGCCCGGTGGATCGTGCAGTACTCACGGATCTCGTTGTCGTCACCGAGTTCGAGGTAGCTCTCCTCACCGTGGAACTTCGCGTCCTGCGGATGGTCGCCCAGAACGGCGCCGACCGTCACGCGGTTCCCTTTCCCCATCCGGGTCCCTGTGCGGATCACTGCGTGGGGCCCGATCTCGCACCCGTCACCAATCTTGACCCCGCTCTCGATCACTGTGAAGGGGTGGATGATGACGCCCTCGCCAAGCTCGGCTGAGGGATCAACGATCGCCGATTCGTGGATTCTCATGTGAGTACTCCCGTGAAGGCCAAAGCCCTTGGATCAAGAGTGCGCTGCTGCCCTTGCGCCTGTTCGGATGGTTCTTAGACAGACAGGAGGGCTTTGGTGGCGCACTCCTTCAAGAAGACCTTCCGGCCGAGGGAGACAGGTCACAGCGCAGACGGGAATCTGGACTGGCGTTCCTGCCTCTGGCCCGCTGAGGTCTTCTACTCTTCGTCCCGGTCATTATCAATCAGTGCGAAAGTGAATTCACCTTCGGCCGCGATCTCACCGTCTACTCGCGCAACGGTCTTCGCGCGTCCGATGTTGCCGCGACGGCGGACAAGCCAGGCCTCCATGACCAACTGATCGCCGGGCCGCACCTGCTTGCGCCACCGAACGTTGTCGACGCCGCCGAAGAACGGCGTCTTGCCCTTGTCGTCGGCCACGCACAGCAGCATGATCCCGCCGACCTGGGCCATGGCCTCGAGAATCAGTACGCCGGGCATGACCGGGTTGTCCGGCCAGTGACCCGTGAACTGAGGTTCATTCATCGTGACGTTCTTGATCGCTTTGATGCTCTTGCCGGGGTCAAGCTCCAAGACCTTGTCGACCAACAGGAACGGGTACCTGTGGGGCAGGGTCTTGAGGATCTGAATGATATCCATGGCTGGTTTGTCCATCGAAACGCGTCCTCCCTGGGCCTGGCATGAGGGCGGCCCGTGCTGTTCCCACCGCACACACGAAACGAGCGGCAGAGGGCTCTGCGAGGCTGCCGGCCCAATGCCGCCCGGTATCTTGCCACGTGCTCCCCGACTTGGCTGGCCATTATAGTTCACTTCTTAGCCGCCCGCAACCCGCACCCCTCGAAGGCAGGAGAGCCCCTGCCCGTCACTTGCGGAATTCCAGCCACCAGCCCACTTCCGGCTCCTTGACCAGCCGGTAGCTCTTGATCCCCGCCTTCTTGGCGAGCTCGGGCAGTGCCTCCCCCGGTCCCTTCCAGCCCTCCGGCTTGGACTTGGCGAAGCTCTCCAGCCGCCACTTCACCAGCTTCTCCCTCTCAGCCGGGGGCAGCAGTCGACCGAAGCCGCCGTGGCCCACATAGCCGACGCCACCTGGTTTGAGGATCCGGTAACACTCCCGCAACCCCTGCACCTGGTCGGACCAGAAGGGGAGGGAGCCCCGGCTGAATACCAAGTCGGCGAAGTTGCTCCGCAGGGGCATGTGCAGCGCATCACCCTCGATGGGGATGACGCGACCCGTGAGACCTGCCTCGTCGGCCAGGACCCCGCACAGTCGCATGGCCGGTACGTCGATGTCCAGGCAGTAGACCTTCATCTGCGTCTGCCGGGCCAGAGCCAGGCTGAAGGCCCCACAGCTTCCGCCCACGTCCACTGCCACACCGTACTTGAGCCCGTAGTCCTGCACCATCTGCCGCGCCAGGGGCTCATACATCGGCGCGAACCGGCCTGTCATCGTCTTGTAGTAGGAAACCTGCTGCTTGAGCTGTGCCACGTAGTCGCCCTTCGCCTCTTCACTCCAGACGGGCAAGGCCACGGCGATCAGCAGCAGCGCAGGGACCATCCTGCTCCACGAAAACCCAGCGTGAGTGCGCATCCTCGACAACGCCTCCTGTTGACGGTGTTCCTGTGAGCCTGTTCGCGACCGCCACAGCGACTTCCTCCGCCCCTGTCGCGGTCATCCCTGGCCGACACGTGAAGGTCCCTGCCGGGTGCCTTGCGAACCTGTGTGCACCAATCCAGGGCCGAGGTGATCTGAGATGCTGTCGACGCTGCTCAGCCTTCTGATGGCCGTCTCCCTTGCCCTAGCCTCCCCGCAGGCCACTGTCTCTTCCGGCAGGCTGACTTTGCGCAATGACCTTGTCGAGCGCGTGCTGGTGCAGCGTGACGGAGTCTGGCGAACGCAGTCGCTGTCCCGAGCAGACGGCAGCGATGTCGTGCAGACCACCAGCGACGAGGTGCTGATCCGGCTGATGGACGGCACGGAGCTGACTCTCGCCGACTACACCTTCGTCGACGAGCCCGAGATCGCGGTCAACTCCTCGCACGCCGAAGTCAGCCTGCGCTACCGGCCTCGGGGTGTGCTACCGGCCGGTGCACCGCAGGAGCTGATCCTCCGCTACTGGGTCGACAACACCCCGTACCTGCGCAAGACCGTCGCCTGCGTGATGCCGCCTGACGGCGCCGTGGATGAGCTGCAGGTCGAACGCTTCCGGACCGAGACTCCGGGCGATCGTGGCGGACGAGGCGAGCCGGTCTTCCTGGGCTCCGCCTGGTTCGTGG is part of the Armatimonadia bacterium genome and harbors:
- the lpxA gene encoding acyl-ACP--UDP-N-acetylglucosamine O-acyltransferase, coding for MRIHESAIVDPSAELGEGVIIHPFTVIESGVKIGDGCEIGPHAVIRTGTRMGKGNRVTVGAVLGDHPQDAKFHGEESYLELGDDNEIREYCTIHRASGEGASTVIGNRNMLMAYCHVGHNCHIGNNVSMANSAQLAGHTHVDDFAVLGGLCGTHQFVRVGKMVMAGAYSAIRIDAPPFMMVEGNPARPVQLNKVGLQRRGVSDASIAALRHAFRLLYRSDLNVGDALQQLRAEGGLLPEVQHLVEFLEAIPQGHRGRADN
- a CDS encoding ABC transporter ATP-binding protein, whose amino-acid sequence is MRYRALWDILRRFARPLLKPIIIGVVIMGATGFLDMKAMSQTIPVFESLFGNLEKQSGAEAARTLATLYRQTAILFIAFLGAAIAQAGSSYIGEWVSQRMLVALRAAVFDHLQSLSLSFFERRRSGELISRVNNDTTVLQRTLGPNVGRMVIAPFAVLFCVGKMLTISPVLTLVMAAMIPLIVVCTNTLGSRVRRYSRTVQEKLADLTAVISETLMAMRVVKIFGMERMSAGRFAQENLAVLRNEMRSVRAGAANVILVGVLMGGGICVTFLVGAHEIRAHHATAAELMGFILIMQTAASQINFLSRTSLTLQTAEAAAGRTLEILAETPRVLDAPDAIAPETVRGEICFDKVTFGYDVEPVLHGISFGIAPGEVVALAGPSGSGKTTIANLVARLYDVNEGAVRVDGADVRSLKMEWLKSNMGIVPQESILFGTSLRENIGYGRPGASEEDIVEAAKAANAHDFIVGLPEGYETQAGERGAKLSGGQKQRIAIARALLRDPRILILDEATSSLDTESEAAVHRALQTLVKGRTTIIIAHRLSTIQNADRILVLEKGRIVEQGTHDELMAQEGLYRRLYETRDLLGEESAEEPLVDGEGAAATADA
- a CDS encoding lysophospholipid acyltransferase family protein — translated: MSSKRKKNPVRRALEQAVVRCILGALVISIRHRSLTSVRKLATRFAGVLSALVPKRQRMMERNLQAVFGPSLTPERNREIRRQSIVNICKTMGEMFKMQWMTPEELREQVTVVGTEHIDAGLARGKGVVIITAHFGNWEFGGAALALHGYPMNVIARDATSNLAAELTNESRRSKGEKVFGRWDTRQLLRALRENECVAILPDQHAVDAAVRVTFLGLPADSASGPALFALRTGATFVMAFAQRQPDDHFLVTVTPGPEYEDTGDRGSDVRRFTQKLNDLIGEKILHTPEQWLWLHNRWKAPRDTEPANS
- the fabZ gene encoding 3-hydroxyacyl-ACP dehydratase FabZ yields the protein MDKPAMDIIQILKTLPHRYPFLLVDKVLELDPGKSIKAIKNVTMNEPQFTGHWPDNPVMPGVLILEAMAQVGGIMLLCVADDKGKTPFFGGVDNVRWRKQVRPGDQLVMEAWLVRRRGNIGRAKTVARVDGEIAAEGEFTFALIDNDRDEE
- a CDS encoding class I SAM-dependent methyltransferase, whose protein sequence is MRTHAGFSWSRMVPALLLIAVALPVWSEEAKGDYVAQLKQQVSYYKTMTGRFAPMYEPLARQMVQDYGLKYGVAVDVGGSCGAFSLALARQTQMKVYCLDIDVPAMRLCGVLADEAGLTGRVIPIEGDALHMPLRSNFADLVFSRGSLPFWSDQVQGLRECYRILKPGGVGYVGHGGFGRLLPPAEREKLVKWRLESFAKSKPEGWKGPGEALPELAKKAGIKSYRLVKEPEVGWWLEFRK
- the lpxK gene encoding tetraacyldisaccharide 4'-kinase; its protein translation is MQDQWEAVVTGRSGGLGASAGRLGLRLGAGLYAAGLKANLWLYTSGLKRRTQPSLPVISVGNLSLGGTGKTTTTAFLAQALLPRVKPGIVLRGHGRSSSEAVLIVSDGSEVKATPAEAGDEAVMLARQLPGVAVAVGKRRETVIEALRSRTGAQVAVLDDGFQYFRMARELDLVLLDALAGPEAWRLFPAGRLREPVTHLQRASQVWITHADLASTEHLEQLRTLARRYCPNCPVVVTRHREGVLRPLSGGGAPVEDLRGQKVVAVSALGNPQSYEMGLEKLGAQVTPARFPDHHRYVPEDYERIKQTCRASGAGLVVTTEKDAVKLPPPPEDCPPVVVMSCGLEVLEGLDEVESALQAVCDQVQQAD
- a CDS encoding glycosyltransferase family 9 protein, giving the protein MTPNPRTPESILIVRMSAFGDIVCALPTLRALRASFPKARLGWVVDERFQELIAQDPQIDQVFVAPLARWGKMVKKARNLPAVRGEYAQLGQQLREAKYEVCLDLQGIVKSGLITRMARCGRTLQMAGDHLRKLQWMFPGERVKEYGLHAVDRMLPLAAELGADTSSPRFDFYLPEEARRTAEELFAAHSFATDGPIVALNPGAFAVHRMWPAERFAEAARRLTEEHGARVVVLGGPREVELAEEICEKSGVSPLCTAGKTSYLQLAAVIDRCDVAVSGDTGPMHLAAAVGKPVVALFGPANPERTGPYGPQHVVLQKPFPCQPCYAHPTCTDYACMKALEVEEVVAAVLKALSPAGGRA
- a CDS encoding 3-deoxy-D-manno-octulosonic acid transferase produces the protein MPESKTVQPVDWRTIVYNILLILLLPLEVLYLLWRLVLKGKSRAGLGQRLGFVAPEAAELGHHDDPVLWFQACSVGEVAAVDPILRKVREFEPLAHIVLSTTTRTGYETAKKRGFELDALIYFPFDFPFVVGRVLRAIRPDLLVMVETELWPNILATARRMGIKTAVINGRISDRAYPRDLAVKPLISWALSNFDTILVQSEKDAERFRTLGAAEDHVVVVGNSKFDEKLPEVSEAEAAKLRLELGLPEGCPVLVAGSTREGEEEKVLDAFDLLRQEHRDLQLVIAPRHIERGDTIERMVTERGFATYRRSRALATEGEVTEPEIGAQVRVVILDTLGELTKVYALATVVFVGGSLVPIGGHNILQPIAQGKPTLMGPYMHNQQDLADIALGEQAAETVRNPEELAQVTGRIVSSEAEQELFATRGRAMMERHGGASRRYLDRLVTLLHQAPQE